A window from Mycoplasma phocoeninasale encodes these proteins:
- the mnmA gene encoding tRNA 2-thiouridine(34) synthase MnmA, whose product MKKRVVLGMSGGVDSSVCAYLLKKQGYEVIGLFMRNWDSFLNNDFKGNESLNEEMCPQEKDYQDAQAVADLLGIVLHRVDFVKEYWDHVFNYLIEEYKIGRTPNPDIFCNKYIKFKSFADYAFKQLNADFIAMGHYAKAENGELFRAKDLNKDQSYFLAQLNNEQLKKVIFPLAAITKPEVREIANELNLATANKKDSTGICFIGERKFAKFLENYIPAQPGKIYDIATREIVGSHSGAMYYTIGQRKGLNLGGFSKPYFVVGHDIKKAIIYVANEDHKEYLLSDMLTAINFNQIAYKFSLDNLTAKFRYRQSDIPVKLKILDNHQIQVNYPLTEAVTPGQEIVIYDGDKVVGGAIIDKVYYQGNEKTYL is encoded by the coding sequence ATGAAAAAAAGAGTTGTTTTAGGGATGAGCGGTGGTGTTGATTCATCGGTTTGCGCATATTTGCTAAAAAAACAAGGCTATGAAGTTATTGGTCTATTTATGCGTAATTGAGATTCATTTTTGAATAATGATTTCAAAGGTAATGAAAGTCTCAATGAAGAAATGTGTCCACAAGAAAAAGACTATCAAGATGCTCAAGCAGTTGCAGACCTATTAGGTATTGTCCTTCATCGTGTTGACTTTGTAAAAGAGTATTGAGATCATGTTTTTAATTATCTTATTGAAGAGTATAAAATAGGAAGAACACCAAATCCTGATATATTTTGTAATAAATACATTAAATTTAAATCATTTGCTGATTATGCTTTTAAACAATTAAATGCTGATTTTATTGCCATGGGACATTACGCTAAGGCAGAAAATGGTGAATTATTTAGAGCAAAAGACTTAAACAAAGATCAATCATATTTTTTAGCGCAACTTAACAATGAACAACTTAAAAAAGTTATTTTTCCACTAGCTGCAATAACTAAACCTGAAGTCAGGGAAATTGCTAATGAACTTAATTTGGCAACAGCCAATAAAAAAGATTCGACCGGGATTTGTTTCATTGGTGAAAGAAAATTTGCTAAGTTTTTAGAAAATTATATTCCAGCACAACCAGGCAAAATTTATGATATCGCCACTAGAGAAATTGTTGGAAGTCACTCAGGAGCAATGTATTATACAATTGGGCAGAGAAAAGGTCTTAACCTTGGAGGTTTTAGTAAACCATATTTTGTCGTTGGTCATGATATTAAAAAAGCAATTATTTATGTTGCCAATGAGGACCACAAAGAATATTTACTATCTGATATGCTCACTGCAATAAATTTCAATCAAATTGCCTATAAATTTAGTTTAGATAATTTAACAGCAAAATTTAGATATCGTCAAAGTGATATCCCTGTAAAACTAAAGATACTTGACAATCATCAAATTCAGGTAAACTATCCGCTAACAGAAGCTGTGACACCAGGACAAGAAATTGTTATCTATGATGGTGATAAGGTTGTTGGTGGTGCTATAATTGATAAAGTATATTATCAAGGTAATGAAAAAACTTACTTATAA
- a CDS encoding iron-sulfur cluster assembly scaffold protein — MSFYSNVEKQKIVFDAYLNPKHKKETIKISDKTIIENSNICVDNLKINLSFKNDILISAEYEAIGCSIFLASIELMIDQLINKHKDEISDIVNVYFDMINNSNLDEVKAAKLDKLAVLENVKKHLNRLECASIIYRAVKRSL; from the coding sequence TTGAGTTTTTATAGTAATGTAGAAAAACAAAAAATTGTTTTTGATGCTTATTTAAATCCCAAACATAAAAAAGAAACAATTAAAATTAGCGATAAGACTATTATTGAAAATTCAAATATTTGTGTTGATAATCTAAAAATTAATTTATCTTTTAAAAATGACATTTTAATTAGCGCTGAATATGAAGCAATAGGATGTTCAATTTTTCTGGCAAGTATTGAATTAATGATTGACCAGTTAATTAATAAGCATAAAGATGAAATTAGTGATATTGTTAATGTTTATTTTGATATGATAAATAACTCTAATTTAGATGAGGTTAAAGCTGCGAAACTTGATAAGTTAGCGGTTTTAGAAAATGTTAAGAAGCATCTTAATCGCTTGGAGTGTGCTTCAATTATTTATCGAGCAGTGAAGAGGTCCTTGTAA
- a CDS encoding TlyA family RNA methyltransferase, with product MKRTILEIIASKNRLTAKESEALIREGKVIVNGERILLPSLKFNEDDIEVIIKNPKKEYVSRGAYKLLGAIEQFSLDITNKVCIDIGSSTGGFVEVLLKNEAKKVYAIDSGTNQLDYSLRINPKVSVHEKTNLKNLKKSMFSDTIDFVTCDVSFISLKHVFLVCKDILEKDRCIMALIKPQFEASSKYVESGGLVKEEHHQYIIDKVTKFAAENNFQLEKIARSPILGEKSKNIEYISLFRKV from the coding sequence ATGAAGAGAACAATTTTAGAAATTATAGCGTCAAAAAATCGACTTACAGCTAAAGAATCAGAAGCACTAATAAGAGAGGGTAAGGTTATTGTTAATGGTGAAAGGATCTTGCTTCCCTCACTAAAATTTAATGAAGATGACATTGAAGTTATTATCAAAAACCCTAAAAAAGAGTATGTTTCAAGGGGTGCTTATAAACTTTTGGGAGCGATTGAACAGTTCTCTTTAGATATCACCAATAAAGTATGTATTGATATAGGCTCATCGACCGGAGGTTTTGTTGAAGTACTTTTAAAAAATGAGGCTAAAAAGGTGTATGCAATTGATTCAGGAACTAATCAACTAGATTATTCGCTAAGAATCAATCCGAAAGTTTCCGTGCATGAAAAAACTAATTTAAAAAATCTTAAAAAATCTATGTTCTCCGATACCATAGATTTTGTTACGTGTGATGTTTCTTTTATTAGTTTGAAGCATGTTTTTTTAGTATGCAAAGACATTTTAGAAAAGGATCGATGCATCATGGCATTAATTAAGCCTCAATTCGAAGCTAGTAGTAAATACGTTGAGTCTGGTGGTTTAGTTAAAGAAGAGCATCATCAATATATCATTGACAAAGTTACCAAATTTGCCGCCGAAAATAATTTTCAGTTAGAAAAAATTGCTAGAAGTCCAATTTTAGGAGAAAAATCCAAAAATATTGAATATATAAGTTTGTTTAGGAAGGTATAA
- a CDS encoding Y-family DNA polymerase, with protein sequence MSRIIFHIDMDTFFVSCERAIQPNLNDRPVVIADSHKRSIISAMSNEVKKLGFKVGDPFYLVKSKIDNVTVLKPNYQLYSLTSKRIFEYIAKNFTNKIEIYSIDECYIDCTELLANQNLTPLELASKIQRRLLADLKIPCSIGISYTKFLAKMSTNKAKPFGILETKYENIPEYFYPLSIEKIFGIGKKISKTLRTMNINTYEELINFQNDLALKKVFGKNYYLFIKTLKGENEGYDHVLSEKIKGISNSLTFMEVDSNDQDFLKGELFKLSYNIARRAQDKNVEGNVISLSIRDTKKVWKIKQHKIAFYSNDFDVIYKISCKLFDEFWDENWVRGLGIRISNLRSIFSAGDIDLFSSNNNSKIDNLIDYVNSSLGTKKLKTANQLLKENKIDINNIRFLRKNVFSKNDKINLEEKKTWK encoded by the coding sequence ATGTCAAGGATTATTTTTCATATTGACATGGATACATTTTTTGTTAGTTGTGAAAGAGCAATACAACCAAATTTAAATGACAGACCAGTTGTTATTGCTGATAGTCATAAAAGATCAATTATTAGTGCCATGTCAAATGAAGTAAAAAAACTTGGTTTTAAAGTCGGTGACCCCTTTTATTTAGTTAAATCTAAAATTGATAATGTTACCGTATTAAAGCCTAATTATCAGCTTTATTCGTTGACATCCAAACGCATTTTTGAATACATTGCTAAAAACTTTACTAATAAAATTGAAATTTACTCAATTGATGAATGTTATATCGACTGTACTGAACTACTAGCGAATCAAAATCTCACACCACTTGAGTTGGCCTCTAAAATTCAAAGAAGACTTTTAGCTGATTTGAAAATCCCATGCTCGATTGGCATTTCTTACACAAAATTTCTTGCTAAAATGTCAACTAATAAAGCTAAGCCTTTTGGCATTTTAGAAACGAAATATGAAAATATCCCTGAATATTTCTATCCTCTTAGCATTGAAAAGATATTTGGAATTGGAAAAAAAATTTCAAAAACTTTGCGAACTATGAATATTAACACATATGAAGAACTTATTAACTTTCAAAACGATTTGGCATTGAAAAAAGTCTTTGGAAAAAACTACTATTTATTCATTAAAACTCTAAAGGGTGAAAATGAAGGCTATGACCATGTCTTATCTGAAAAAATTAAAGGCATTAGTAACTCACTTACATTTATGGAAGTCGATTCAAATGATCAGGACTTTTTAAAAGGGGAACTTTTTAAATTAAGTTACAATATTGCTAGGCGGGCTCAAGACAAAAACGTTGAAGGTAACGTTATATCACTAAGTATTAGAGATACAAAAAAAGTATGAAAAATAAAACAACATAAGATCGCATTTTATAGCAATGATTTCGATGTTATATACAAAATAAGTTGCAAGTTATTTGATGAATTTTGAGATGAAAATTGAGTTAGAGGACTTGGTATAAGAATAAGCAACCTTCGTTCAATTTTTAGTGCTGGTGATATTGATTTATTTTCTAGCAATAACAATAGTAAAATTGATAATTTAATTGATTATGTAAACTCATCACTTGGCACTAAAAAGTTAAAAACTGCTAATCAATTACTAAAAGAGAATAAAATTGATATTAATAATATTAGATTTTTAAGAAAAAATGTTTTCAGCAAAAATGATAAGATTAATTTAGAGGAGAAAAAGACATGAAAATAG
- a CDS encoding TIGR00282 family metallophosphoesterase, which yields MEKDYLNILFLGDIFGLPGIRFVEAELKKIIKKYDVDFVIAQAENVSGRKGFVPKDYRRLKRAGISAFTLGNHVWAKEQINEIINKNELIRPINVDDGYPGSGIRFFEVKGKKIAIMSFMGISFNPLLEPWKQQSANNFFDKFDEVYEKAKADYFIIDFHAETTSEKSVFSLYVDGKVDAIFGTHTHVQTNDARMLPNGTYFVTDVGMCGPRDSAIGSNYQEIYEKMRFNAFSSFKVSKNKSQINGVFFTLTKDNEKKHIELINIQEP from the coding sequence ATGGAAAAAGACTATCTAAATATATTATTTTTAGGCGATATTTTTGGCTTACCAGGAATTAGATTTGTGGAAGCGGAATTAAAAAAAATAATAAAAAAATATGATGTTGATTTTGTCATAGCTCAGGCCGAAAATGTTTCTGGAAGAAAGGGATTTGTCCCAAAAGATTATCGAAGACTTAAAAGAGCAGGTATCAGCGCCTTTACTTTAGGAAATCATGTCTGAGCAAAAGAGCAAATAAATGAGATCATAAACAAAAATGAATTAATTAGACCAATTAATGTCGATGATGGGTATCCAGGAAGTGGCATAAGATTTTTTGAAGTAAAGGGCAAAAAAATTGCCATAATGTCATTTATGGGGATTTCATTCAATCCTTTGCTAGAACCATGAAAACAGCAATCAGCAAATAACTTTTTTGATAAATTTGATGAAGTTTATGAAAAAGCTAAAGCAGATTACTTTATTATTGATTTTCATGCCGAAACAACATCAGAAAAATCGGTTTTTTCATTATATGTTGATGGAAAAGTTGATGCCATTTTTGGGACACATACTCATGTGCAAACTAATGATGCGAGAATGTTGCCCAACGGGACATATTTTGTAACTGATGTTGGTATGTGTGGCCCTCGCGATTCCGCTATCGGATCTAATTATCAAGAAATTTATGAAAAAATGCGCTTTAATGCTTTTTCTTCATTTAAAGTATCAAAAAACAAATCACAAATTAATGGTGTATTCTTTACATTAACTAAAGATAACGAAAAGAAACACATCGAACTAATAAATATTCAGGAGCCATAA
- the rplT gene encoding 50S ribosomal protein L20: protein MRTRGGVVTRRRRAKWIKLAKGYWGHKSIGYRVAKQAVVKSWTYAFRDRKQLKREFRKLWIARINAAARPMGITYSRLIEGLKEANIQINRKMLSELAINYPTSFSQIIDKAKTALSSKQ from the coding sequence ATGCGTACAAGAGGCGGAGTAGTAACAAGAAGAAGACGTGCTAAATGAATAAAATTAGCGAAGGGTTACTGAGGACATAAATCAATTGGCTATAGAGTAGCTAAGCAAGCAGTTGTTAAATCATGAACATATGCATTCAGAGATAGAAAACAACTAAAACGTGAATTTAGAAAGTTATGAATTGCACGTATTAACGCTGCTGCTAGACCAATGGGAATAACTTACTCAAGATTAATTGAAGGTTTAAAAGAAGCAAACATTCAAATCAATAGAAAAATGCTTTCAGAACTTGCAATTAATTACCCAACTTCATTTTCTCAAATCATTGACAAAGCTAAAACTGCTTTATCATCAAAACAATAA
- the rpmI gene encoding 50S ribosomal protein L35, giving the protein MPKMKTKSGLKKRIKITANGKVKRGNAFRSHLAQNKSTKQKRQSRKSSMLSNSDFKRYKELI; this is encoded by the coding sequence ATGCCAAAAATGAAAACCAAAAGCGGTTTGAAAAAACGTATTAAAATTACTGCAAATGGTAAAGTTAAACGTGGAAATGCATTTAGATCACATTTAGCACAAAACAAAAGCACAAAACAAAAGCGTCAATCTCGTAAATCATCAATGTTATCTAACTCAGATTTCAAGAGATATAAAGAATTAATTTAA
- a CDS encoding aminotransferase class V-fold PLP-dependent enzyme: MINYKKLFPMFKNNPQMVYFDNSALTFKPKAVIKAGTDFYEKFSVSTRTADSNLGIKMSKEIFECRRLVANFVDALPNEVIFSSGTTESLNLAAAMIADIVDDGEIILSYYNHSSNIVPFLENFKNKNITIKYCETSEEILNAINKKTKIVALSQSNNTFNVGYNLKEIYQACQKNNAILVNDAAQAIAHEKVSLKYSDVIAFSANKLFGPTGMGALVIKRDLLERLRPKKWGGGQVQDINDDFIWTSKTDISKFEPGTANFAGIFQFKEAIEFMNKLTYPKINQIESNLANYLYDQLLKVNNIKIASNRGDKIILFNIINIPSQDVASYLGHQDIYVRSGVFCAHRFKVLAHHDPSYIRISISIYNSTEDVDKLILALNKVGDHLEFL, from the coding sequence ATGATTAATTATAAAAAGTTATTTCCGATGTTTAAAAATAACCCTCAAATGGTGTATTTTGATAATTCTGCCTTGACCTTTAAGCCTAAAGCAGTAATAAAAGCCGGCACTGATTTTTATGAAAAATTCTCAGTTTCAACACGGACTGCAGATTCAAATTTGGGAATAAAAATGTCAAAAGAAATATTTGAATGTCGTAGATTAGTTGCTAACTTCGTTGATGCCTTACCAAATGAAGTCATTTTTAGTTCTGGTACAACCGAAAGTCTTAATTTAGCAGCAGCAATGATTGCTGATATTGTTGACGATGGTGAAATTATCTTATCATATTATAATCACAGTTCGAACATTGTTCCCTTTCTTGAAAACTTTAAAAACAAAAACATTACTATTAAATACTGCGAAACATCAGAAGAGATTTTAAATGCAATTAACAAGAAAACTAAAATTGTCGCACTATCACAATCAAATAATACCTTCAATGTTGGCTATAATCTAAAGGAAATTTATCAAGCATGTCAAAAAAATAATGCGATTTTGGTTAATGACGCGGCTCAGGCAATTGCCCACGAAAAGGTTTCATTAAAGTATTCAGATGTTATTGCTTTTTCTGCTAATAAACTATTCGGTCCGACCGGAATGGGTGCTTTAGTCATTAAAAGAGATTTACTTGAAAGACTAAGACCTAAAAAATGGGGCGGTGGCCAAGTTCAAGATATTAATGACGATTTTATATGAACCTCAAAAACTGACATTTCAAAATTTGAACCAGGAACAGCAAATTTTGCCGGAATTTTTCAATTTAAGGAAGCAATTGAATTCATGAACAAATTGACATATCCTAAAATCAATCAAATTGAAAGTAATTTGGCTAATTACTTGTACGATCAACTGCTAAAAGTTAATAATATTAAAATTGCTTCAAATCGGGGTGATAAAATTATTTTATTTAATATTATCAATATCCCTTCTCAAGATGTTGCATCTTATTTGGGACACCAAGACATCTATGTTCGTTCAGGAGTTTTTTGTGCTCATCGCTTTAAAGTCCTGGCGCATCATGATCCTTCTTATATAAGAATCTCGATTTCAATATATAACAGTACTGAAGATGTTGATAAATTAATTTTAGCTTTAAATAAGGTAGGTGACCATCTTGAGTTTTTATAG
- a CDS encoding transcription antitermination factor NusB, with amino-acid sequence MQYEDNKEKKVAYRKSNFLIQNYKKRVKIITYIYQFELFDRKVSCEEIFKNNDLDKWDIAALELIEQKYDTFVKIASKFTDEDWEWKRILPLTRAIIIFGEYELLSKDAKIVINEMVNIAKIFIPNDDYKFVNKILDLISKRVFNK; translated from the coding sequence ATGCAATACGAAGATAATAAAGAAAAAAAAGTTGCTTATAGAAAAAGCAACTTTCTAATTCAAAACTACAAAAAAAGAGTAAAAATTATTACTTATATTTACCAATTTGAATTATTTGACAGAAAAGTTTCCTGTGAGGAAATTTTTAAAAATAATGATTTAGATAAGTGGGATATTGCCGCTCTTGAATTAATTGAACAGAAATATGATACTTTTGTCAAAATCGCTTCTAAATTTACTGATGAAGATTGAGAATGAAAGCGAATACTACCATTAACTAGAGCAATTATTATTTTTGGTGAATATGAACTTCTATCAAAAGATGCTAAAATCGTCATCAATGAAATGGTGAATATTGCTAAAATTTTTATTCCAAATGATGATTACAAATTTGTGAACAAAATTTTGGATCTAATTTCAAAACGAGTTTTCAATAAATAA
- the infC gene encoding translation initiation factor IF-3 — MIFCWVATTKKIFVVLGKWIYHFFIYFKEEIITSNNNSNEKFANSHTRRPKSEHIINNAIPYDKVFLLGPEGEKIGVLSKKEALAKAAENNMDLVLIDIKNNKPIARILDYGKFKYDKKKKQKAAKEKQTVIINREIRLTPLIGDHDLATKAKKTREFILDGNRVKVSIKFRGRERARIELGEEILTKFYAMLEDIAKISKEATLVNEKFLDMYLERDKKKVEALSKNEQPSKEQGE; from the coding sequence GTGATTTTTTGCTGGGTTGCTACAACGAAAAAGATATTTGTAGTTTTGGGGAAGTGGATATACCACTTTTTTATTTATTTTAAGGAGGAAATTATTACTAGCAATAACAATAGTAATGAGAAATTTGCAAACTCTCATACTCGTAGACCAAAATCAGAACACATTATTAACAACGCTATTCCATATGATAAAGTATTTTTATTAGGACCAGAAGGCGAAAAAATTGGAGTTCTGTCAAAAAAAGAAGCTTTAGCTAAGGCTGCTGAAAATAACATGGATTTGGTTTTGATTGACATCAAAAACAACAAACCTATTGCAAGAATCTTAGATTATGGAAAATTTAAATATGATAAGAAGAAAAAACAAAAAGCAGCCAAAGAAAAACAAACGGTAATTATTAATCGAGAAATTCGTTTAACACCATTAATCGGAGATCATGATTTAGCAACGAAAGCTAAAAAAACTAGAGAGTTTATTCTAGATGGAAATCGAGTAAAAGTTTCAATTAAATTCCGTGGTCGTGAACGAGCGAGAATAGAATTAGGGGAAGAAATTTTAACCAAGTTTTATGCGATGCTTGAGGATATTGCAAAAATTTCAAAAGAAGCAACGTTAGTAAATGAAAAATTTTTAGATATGTATCTTGAAAGAGATAAAAAGAAAGTCGAAGCTTTATCTAAAAATGAACAACCTTCAAAAGAACAAGGAGAATAA
- the recA gene encoding recombinase RecA — MSKNKNLDLTEEKKILEETLKAIEKKFGHEAIMILGDKSNIAPDTFSSGSLAIDNALGIGGWPKGRIIEIFGPESSGKTTIALHAIAEIQKQGGIAAFIDAEHSIDPIYARNLGVNINNLILSQPDSGEQALEIVDSLTKSGIIDLIIVDSVAALVPEVELNGEMRDQTIGAQARLMSKALRKITGSLSKNKTTIIFINQIREKIGVIFGNPETTSGGKALKFYSSIRLEARKVQNVTNNGNIYGNQVKCKVVKNKLSAPYKIAQIEIVFSKGISRINEVINFAEEFEIITKKGSWYSYEGENIAQGLNNLEIFLENNKEVYEKIYNQILEKIRA, encoded by the coding sequence ATGAGTAAAAATAAAAATTTAGATTTAACTGAAGAAAAAAAGATTCTAGAAGAGACGCTAAAGGCGATTGAAAAAAAATTCGGTCATGAAGCTATTATGATTTTAGGAGATAAGTCAAATATTGCCCCGGATACTTTTAGCAGTGGCTCGTTAGCAATTGACAATGCACTTGGCATTGGCGGATGACCGAAAGGGAGAATTATCGAAATATTTGGACCTGAAAGTAGTGGTAAGACAACAATCGCCTTACATGCAATTGCAGAAATACAAAAACAAGGGGGAATTGCGGCTTTTATTGATGCCGAGCATTCAATTGACCCAATTTATGCCCGTAATTTAGGTGTTAATATTAATAATTTAATTCTTTCTCAACCAGATTCTGGTGAGCAAGCTTTAGAAATTGTTGATAGTTTGACCAAGTCAGGCATTATTGATTTAATTATTGTTGATTCAGTGGCGGCATTAGTTCCAGAAGTTGAATTAAATGGCGAAATGCGTGATCAAACAATTGGTGCCCAGGCTCGCCTAATGTCCAAAGCATTAAGAAAAATAACTGGTTCACTTTCAAAGAATAAAACAACGATTATTTTCATAAACCAAATTCGAGAAAAGATTGGGGTAATTTTTGGAAATCCCGAAACAACATCTGGTGGAAAAGCTTTAAAATTTTATTCATCAATACGCTTAGAGGCAAGAAAAGTTCAAAACGTAACTAATAACGGTAATATTTATGGCAACCAAGTCAAATGTAAGGTTGTAAAAAATAAACTTTCAGCTCCTTATAAAATTGCGCAAATTGAAATTGTTTTTTCAAAAGGAATTTCACGTATTAATGAAGTAATAAACTTTGCAGAAGAATTTGAAATAATTACTAAAAAAGGCTCTTGATATAGCTATGAAGGCGAAAATATTGCTCAAGGACTTAACAATTTAGAAATTTTCTTAGAAAACAATAAAGAAGTATATGAGAAAATTTATAACCAAATACTAGAAAAAATTAGAGCGTAA
- a CDS encoding nicotinate-nucleotide adenylyltransferase gives MKIAIFGGSFNPIHKGHILVAEDAIRLLNLDKLYFVPNNKNPFKKARYYADNYHRINMLKMVIKDKMEISEFETNRGGNSYTIDTVKYFVQKFPNDEIYLLIGSDNVNKLNKWKDIEKISKLVKICIFNRNTTYSKINIKKFNCMKLNNEFYDFSSTAYRKGNLWQVEEVVQKYIGKNFLYFDEIAKNNLSIERYKHLKFTAEFAAALAKENNYPIRLAYQAGYMHDITKEWDAEASWSFLAKYNFSEDNLPHYKIHQTTAYYWLRDYYKYTNEEVLNAIKIHTSLATDLTLLDKILFVADKICLGRKWAGVQKLRNLAFIDFNEGFKAVVKANYQWNQEKNVEFSTEQLAINRKWS, from the coding sequence ATGAAAATAGCAATATTTGGTGGAAGTTTTAATCCCATTCATAAAGGTCACATTCTAGTAGCGGAGGATGCTATTAGATTATTAAATTTGGATAAGCTTTATTTTGTTCCAAATAATAAAAATCCTTTTAAAAAGGCAAGATATTATGCTGATAATTATCATCGCATTAATATGCTAAAAATGGTAATAAAAGATAAAATGGAAATATCCGAATTCGAAACTAACCGTGGTGGAAATTCATACACAATTGACACAGTTAAATATTTTGTTCAAAAATTTCCTAATGATGAAATATATTTACTAATTGGATCTGATAATGTAAATAAACTTAATAAATGGAAAGACATTGAAAAAATCTCTAAACTTGTGAAAATTTGCATCTTCAATCGCAACACAACATATTCAAAAATTAATATTAAGAAATTCAATTGTATGAAACTAAATAATGAATTTTATGATTTTTCTTCAACAGCATACCGGAAGGGAAACCTTTGACAAGTCGAAGAAGTAGTACAAAAGTATATTGGCAAAAATTTTCTTTATTTTGATGAAATTGCTAAAAATAATTTATCAATTGAAAGATATAAACACCTTAAGTTTACAGCTGAATTTGCCGCTGCGTTAGCTAAGGAAAATAATTATCCAATTCGACTAGCATACCAGGCAGGATATATGCATGACATTACTAAAGAATGAGATGCTGAAGCTAGTTGAAGTTTTTTAGCAAAATATAATTTCAGCGAAGATAATTTACCGCACTATAAAATTCATCAAACTACTGCATATTATTGACTAAGAGATTACTATAAATACACAAATGAAGAGGTATTAAATGCTATTAAAATTCATACTTCTTTAGCTACTGATCTTACATTACTGGATAAGATTTTATTTGTTGCTGATAAAATTTGTTTAGGAAGAAAGTGAGCCGGTGTTCAGAAGCTACGTAATCTAGCATTCATTGATTTTAATGAAGGTTTTAAAGCAGTTGTGAAAGCTAATTATCAGTGAAACCAAGAAAAGAATGTTGAATTTAGTACTGAACAGCTAGCGATTAACCGCAAGTGAAGCTAA
- a CDS encoding site-specific integrase — protein MKDKEDKNLIFHHYFKNWISIYKEGGVRKVTYQKYLNTYKWILKIVPNLYVHEIDRTTYQMILNRYSKEHEKQTTMDFHHHLKAVILDALDDGLIKKDPTRKAIIKGKNPGNKKIKFLNQFQLRTLLNALKLEGKINWDYLIWLVAKTGLRFSEALALTPEDFDFRNQILRINKTWNYKEHSGFAETKNTSSNRKIRIDWQIVVKFSELLKEHPKNKPIFIDDKIYNSTINKRLERLCIANNIPIISIHGLRHTHASLLLFAGVSTATVAQRLGHSGIHTTQKTYLHIIQEMENKDLDLIMRTLAVL, from the coding sequence ATGAAAGATAAAGAAGATAAAAATCTGATTTTTCATCACTATTTTAAAAATTGGATTTCAATTTATAAAGAAGGTGGAGTTAGAAAAGTTACATACCAAAAATATTTGAATACCTATAAATGAATATTGAAAATTGTACCAAACTTGTACGTTCATGAAATTGATCGGACTACATACCAAATGATTTTAAATCGTTATTCAAAAGAACATGAAAAACAAACTACAATGGATTTTCACCATCATTTAAAAGCAGTTATATTAGATGCTCTAGATGATGGATTAATTAAAAAAGATCCAACTCGAAAAGCGATTATTAAGGGAAAAAATCCTGGTAATAAAAAAATTAAATTCTTAAACCAATTTCAATTAAGGACACTACTTAACGCACTAAAGTTAGAAGGAAAAATTAATTGAGATTATCTTATTTGGTTAGTTGCTAAAACTGGATTGCGCTTTTCAGAAGCACTAGCCTTAACACCAGAGGATTTTGATTTTAGAAATCAAATTCTTCGCATTAATAAGACATGAAATTATAAAGAACATTCAGGTTTTGCTGAAACAAAAAATACTTCTTCAAATCGAAAAATTAGAATCGATTGGCAGATTGTTGTCAAGTTCTCAGAACTACTAAAAGAACACCCGAAGAATAAGCCAATCTTCATTGATGACAAAATCTACAATTCAACAATAAATAAACGACTTGAAAGATTATGCATTGCTAATAATATTCCAATTATTTCAATTCATGGGCTAAGACACACTCACGCATCACTGCTACTTTTTGCCGGTGTATCTACCGCAACTGTTGCCCAAAGATTGGGACACTCTGGAATTCACACTACCCAAAAAACCTATTTGCATATTATTCAAGAAATGGAAAATAAAGATCTTGATTTAATTATGCGAACTTTGGCAGTTTTATAG